Within Pangasianodon hypophthalmus isolate fPanHyp1 chromosome 11, fPanHyp1.pri, whole genome shotgun sequence, the genomic segment gttccagaaGCTTTTCTGTACTTGCATAAAACAAAGGGCATGTGGCTACAAGGACATATTCTTCACTGCCAAGGTGAGCCCTTGAATCTTTCATTTGAGTTTGTGTCACTGATGATGAATCACCAGCTGTGGTGCTTATCCTCACTCCCTCTAAATAAACACGTGCTGTTAATCGTAATGCCGTGACAGTTTGTCTTTACTTAAAAACAACACTGTGGCCATGAAGTAGTTCATGTTCTCATCAAACAAATAGCAgtcatttgatcatttgatctGGTCATCTTGAGGTGTGCTGCTGGAGTTTGACCTTTGCATACTGAATCAATTCTCTGTTTACAGGATCGTATCAAATTCCCTATAGACTACCTTAACTCACCTTTGTCCTTCAGATTCCTCACTGAGATGTGGCACTCCTTTCCTGTCTGCACACTTATGGGCCACCTGCTTTCTTTTGTTTGGTGCTGTTATAATCCCTATCCCATTAATATATGcttgtttatttagtttttttttaaaattatatttaattgcaACAGTTTATATGAAGGGGTGTTTTTGTGCTCCTTTAGaatagagatgtgtgtgttttcattctgCTTCCTGGGTGGATGACCCTCAGAGTGGAGAGCTGCTGTCAGAGAGGTGGAACCCCACACAAAACATCAGGTAAAACATAATACACGCTAGGGCTGTCAGAACAAATTTCAAAGCTGAAATACTATTTTTAGAAGGCCACAAAAAAtccagattttaattttaatatataaaggGTTCATATTCTAGTTTTAGCTGTCtaatataagatttttttttgccatatggCCCCTTTATCATCAGGAATTCATGCTTGGTTGAGTTTTAAAGTGCAATTCAATACTGTtagtgtttttgtctttgttttagTGATTTTTATGTTAATACAGTGTACCCCAGTGGTATATTTTTCAGTCTAACTGGGCAATCTGTTCACATTTCTTCTTCCTTTGTGTCTTTCCCCAAGCTTAACTATGCCACTGTACTTTTTctatttaaagattaaaataagaaacattATATTCAGTTGTAAATGCAGCACTGTTGGATCTGTGCTGCATCCTtagatcagaaaaaaaacaacaacaacaacagtggtgtagtgtgtgtgatgtctctgACAGGACCATTTTGCTGAGTGTGATGTGATTTTTCAGTCAGGGCACTCCTGCCTAGAGCTGGTAGAATGCATATATAGGCCAGTTTGCCACAGGATGGCAGTATTGACCCTTATTTATACTATTTCATTGTGACTGTTctgattttgtctttttcttcgAATGAGTTGCTGTGCAACAACTGTATTGAAGTAGCGGCATTTGGCAATGAATAACCCCAACTTTTTACTTGTTTTGAGAGGACAGCATTACCTTTTGGGTAGACATGAGGCCAGACCTTGCCACTTAATGCACTGCTAAAAAGTAGAGTGATATAAAATTGTCATCCTGTTGTAAAGGGGAAACGTCTGAGATTAATTGTAGGGGGTAGGAGTCATAAATGTGGCTTGGTTTGTTTGCAAAGAAGGCCCAGTCTTGAGGTTAATGTGTTGCCTATCAAAGCATGTTGAATGTTAATTCATAAAGCCACCCTAGGTAATTTGTGTGCATGGAATAATTTGGAGAGGACAATGAAGGGGCAGGTATTATAAGATTTTTAGTATCAAAACAGCTGCTTTTAGCTCAATTTTGCCAAAATCTCTGACTATACCTTTTAGTGCATGGAAAAacagatttagatttaaaccTGACAAACGTGAAGGTAGTTTTGTTTTCTATGGTATGGAAGCAACCAGATAATCATGTGCATTGATGCTGTCCTTGAGTAAACAACTCATTCCATGTCAGAGCCTATGATtagtttaacatttaacatccAAAGTGGCATACAATTGAGACAGGATGACAGCATAGTAAATGAGGGTTAAGAGTCTTGTTGGAGGAcccagcttggcagtgctgggatttgaactcacaatcttccagtcaaagccttaaccactgatcATCACTTCCCCATCACACTGAGATGCAGCAGCCATACTGGGAGTGTGATTAGTTCAACAAATCGGGTTTTACGAACAGGCTTGTAGCATCCTGGTCCAGGCTTGGGGGACGAACTTTGAGGTCTTCAGTCATGTGGAAAACATGAGCAGTTCCGACAGGCAGTTTAATGAAAACCAGAGCGGGACAATAAACACAACTGTAAAATGTTCTTGATGTTTTATTCATGCTCTTGAAGGTTCATGACCCAATTCATGTAGCACATATTACTCACAGGAACATCAAGTTCTCAGGTCCTTTATACATGTCTAGCTGCACCCTCTGTGTCTCACCATAATTTTCTCAGGTCAAGCTTATTTGTTCCAGATTTGCTCTTGTTGTCCTGTTTTGGCTTTTGTGCAAGGGGCTTAAGGCAGATGCGTGACACTGAGAAGTCTCTTGACATTTCACTGTGAGAAGGTGCATTTGACGAACACCTTTCCTTCTTGAAATTGGTGGTTAATTCTTCTATGGTGAACTGCGTAATAGGCTCTTTACTGTAATACTCAGTATATTCCTGGCTGAACTCAAAGTAGCTGCCATTAAATCATTTTGTGTGACTCACAGTTCTGACAGAAGGCCTTAAAGAATAGGAACAAAACAGGCTGTTTTCAAGAATCAGGCCATTGATTTTCTTCTCTGCACCTCTAACTCTTGTACCAGGTTTGGCTCCTGTTTATTCTTGTCTTCTACATGGCATGTCTCATAGTATGGTTATATTAAAGTGCAAATCCATTTCTGTCTTCAGGAAGATAATCTGCATGTGAAAtgcaaaataacattttgtagAATGAGAAGAATTTTGTAGCTTTTTTcactgtataatatatttttctttttttttcagtatgtaCTTGTGATAACTGACTCAGAGCTGAGTTCTTGATATAATATTACTCAAATTAATTACACACGTTTCTCATACACCTCATACTACATGTTGTATGATATTgtcatgcattttatatattgtatactgtCTATAATTGGTAttcacattatatataatacattagaCCGCTGTTACATTTATGATTCTGATTGGgcataaagtgtttttttttttttcccactacaGCATAGCTTTAACAGTAGTTCTAGCTTTAACAGTAGAATCTCCAGTGTtcacactttgtaacagtcagagctaaagctgttcCTCCTAGTTTTGTTGTTGGTgctttttctataacagcatatccctttttttatttcttacttattgtATGGAAAGCTGTTTCATCATTATGAAAACCATGAAACTGAGGCATAACTGCACCTTGTATTGTTCTGAAGTAGatgtattattataaatgtgctCTACTGTGACTGTTGGTCAAATGCCTTTCCAAAGTGAGCTTTACTGGACTATCTGAACTTGTGTAACACTAAGGTACTAACTCATCCACTCATCTTCCCAGTCTTTTCCAATGGAGACTACTGCTTTATTATAATTTTGCTTCATATCATAATACTGCTGACCTTATCACTATTTCTATAGAATAATGGATAGaattacaccaatcagccataacattaaaaacacctgcctaatattgtgtaagtccaccttgtgccaccaaaacagctctgatccatcgaggcatggactccacaagacctctgaaggtgtgctgtggtatctggcaccaagacattagcagcagatcctttaattcctgtaagttgtgaggtggggcttCCATGGATCGGACTAGATTGTCCAGCACACTCCAcggatgcttgatcggattgagatctggggaatttggaggccaagtcaacaccttgaactctttttcatgttcctttttttttgcagtgtggcagggtgcattatcctgctgaaagaggtcacttccattagggaataccgttgccatgaaggggtattcttggtctgcagcaatgtttaggtaggtggtatgtgtcaaagtgacatccacatgaatgccagaacccaagaTTTCCCAACAgaagcatcacactgcctccgccgacttgctttcttcccatagtgcatcctggtgccatctcttccccaggtaagcgacgcagaGGCACCTgactgtccacatgatgtaaaagaaaatgtgattcatcagaccaggccacctatccatcacaatctggcccttgtcaaagtcactcagatcctaaagcttgcccatttttcctgcttccaacacatcaactttgagaagtgactgttcacttgctacctaatatatcccacatgacaggtgccattgtaacaagataatcagtgttattcacttcaactGTCAGTGGCTGATCAGAGTATATACCTCTTATCTCACACTGATTAaggattaaatatttaatgaccAGTTCATTGACCGCACCAAGAGCAATCAGGCAGTGACACGTGTTCTGAGAATCCATTTAGGTGTGtgcagggttgttttttttttttttaaaccaacagTGTACGTACACTGTTGAAATTGCTTTCACCTCAGGTTCACTCCTATAGACCTTTTCTCTTATGGATCTTTTTTCACCTGTATACATCTGTTTGTTGCTATAGATATGACCTGGTCTCCAGGACAACTGATGACCAGAGAAGAATGATGGGATGTTGTGCTGCAAGTCCAATTTTGTTTTGCTATGAAGTTATTTTTTTCGAAGCATTTCATGATGACACACTGTCTGTACTAAACGAATGAACATGTCCTTTACAATCAGGCAAAGGtacgaacaaacaaacagacaaacataaacaaacaaataaacaaattaaacaaattaagcAGTTTATCTTGATATGTTTTAATTGTCTTTTTAGGCACCTACCTTCAAGGTACCTTTCTCCAAAGCCTTTTCCTCTGAGCACATGCACTCATACCATATCATATTTTAGCAGCAGGATACAGAATGTGCTGGCCtttatgtgtgttttggttGATTTAATAGTCGCATTAACTTTGGCAAAGCTCAAAAATAATGCCTGAGAGCAATTTTGATAAAACCTAAAAAGATTCATGCTTGCTGATCACTGTagcagatttttatttacatatccATACATGCAAATTGACAGTAAGATATTGTGTTATTAAGCTTAagttacacaaacacagggtctcagggagcctggagcctttcccagggggactcggggcacaaggcaggggacaccctggacggggtgccaacccatcgcaagGCACAATCGCACaaacactatggacaatttagagatgccaatcagcctacaacacatgtatTTCGACTGGGGGAGGacaccagagtacctggaggaaacccccgaaaagatgcaaactccacgcacccAGGGTGGAGgcaacgtgctaaccactaagcctgtgtgtgtgtgtgtgtgtgtgtgtgtgtgagtgtgtgaaataaacaacaaatactACCAAACAACAGAAAGTGTAACATTCTTTGAATTACAAATATATCTATACAGTGAGTGTTTTGAAATTGTTTTGCACACTGAAAAAAACTatattgaatttacttaattcaaatgtgtacattgGTTCCACATGAATGAACTGAGTTACATTAGCACAATTTATATAATCAAAGTCCTGGAGTAAAATTGAATATTCAGGAGCAAAACCGGATCCCTGGCATTGTGAGGCAGTTACCCACTGCACTATCCTGCAGCACATGGGTTAATCAAGTTCATTTCACTCTACAGTCATTTCTTCCAGTCAGTGCCAGACTCCCAGTGAGATTTTATAACATAACTGGATCACCTTCATACTGCAGTTtaataagctagctaatgttctCAACAtttttgttagatttatttTCATGGAATAGATCTGGCATGctaagatttatttaaataacaaaatattgttTGTAGTGCATATAGCTCATtatcggaaaaaaaaaatttgagatGCTTGTACCTGCCCAACATCACATAAGTGTCGGAGTGGGAGGAGCTTCCCTTCAGTTCCACCTACCAACAACAAGGTATAAGACATAACTCATTCCGATTGGTTAACAATTTCGGGCGGTGTCTTTGTTGCACTTAAAATCTATTAGTGAAGAAAATGAAACCTAGCTTGAGAATAAAAACTTTGAGCAGGAGGGATAAGTTTGTGCTCCCGTGCGCAATATTGTAAACATGAAAAgagtaaatttatgcataatttCGAGTGTGTACATGTAGGTTTGTGCATGAGCAAAAACAGTAGCAGTGGGTTGAGTGCCCACATTAAGACTGCATGATATTGGCATAAACAGCATATGAAAACCTAAGAGTGGTctgcattcattttattattattattattattattattattgttgttgttgttgttgttgttgttgtaattattattattattattgttattatcattatttagaTCTGGACATCAGttgaatgattttttatttttttttaagccatcACAGACAATAAAGTATCTGGAGTATGTGGGATTTGGTCAGAATGATCCCCAAACTCACAAAATAAGATATTCCTACTGTATATTATGCAGCCTTAGCCCACATGAATTTTGGTaggaaggcaaaaaaaatctgacagcAAAAGGATTTCAGCTGTCGACTTGTAGCAGTAAAATGACGCCATATGCGTGCTTTAGCTTATACATATTTAAGCCTTATGCATTTCGTTGATCCGGATAAAAATAGCATGCAGTGGCTCCGTCTCAGCCCGAATACTATCACACTAACTAACACAGCACATATGGTAAGTGCAGTAAAGTGTTATTTTGACAGCCTAATGACTACAGTGTCCTCTGTGCTACAGCTGCTCACGCGCAGCCGGTGCGTCTGAAATGTTGATGAAGGTGATTGGCTGTTGATCGGAAGCGTTCGGGGGATTCTGATTGGCCGCCTCAGGGATATAAGAAGGTAACGGTCACTTTTCGAATGCGACTTGGTGCTCGCGCTGGTTAGAGGCTCGTTCAGCCTGAGTGAGATGAGCCGTTAGTGTGTGAGGTTCACCACAGGAGAGCTGTTACCAAAGCTCACAGTAAGTCAAGTCTGCTGTAATGCAACAGGTGTCTTTCGGGGTTGTgatgtgtggtttgtgtgtttataagcAACTAGTTTTACCCTTTTagcttccttttttattttattttttttaaataagttgtTTAAACGAAATATTAAGGATTTGCTCTGAATGCTACTTACCTACTTACCTTACTCAGCAGTATCACTTAAAATTTGATTGAATGGTAAGCTTAACTACAGTAATTAAGCAAAactgttcgtgtgtgtgtgtgtgtgtgtgtgtgtttatcttggCGAGCATCTCAATGGTCCTGAACtgcatactaccatactaaatagtacTCCATCATAGGTACGGTGTATTTGTGCACACTTTGTAGTGCGGTAGTACACGGTAGTATACGGTAGCGCACTATTTTGGCATACTGTTTAGTATGTTAGTATATGCGGCTTTGGTCTTGGACCAAATTAAGCTCCATACTGCAGCAGGGAGCTCCTTGATTTAAGTAGTTTTCAATATAAGAATCTTGTCTATtgtaattttctattttttatgattattgaTAATTAATTTGGAAATAATGCTTGGATTTATTCGAGACAACCTGTTGCTCCATTTATTGTTTCAGTAACATGCAGTCTTTATACAACATCATGCTCAAAAATAGTCCTACCAGCTATTTTCATTATATGTAAGTACAGTGAACAGGCTGTGTGCATGTTGAGGTAACATTCACATAATGGGATTTTAATAAATTGCTGACAAATACTGTAAAAAGCTGTTGTTTGATGAGCATGACATTCGTCCTTGTATCATCACCAATATTTCAACTAGTAGAAGATCACTGAATCAACAGAACTGTGAGCTAATGTGATGACATTATACCATATAAAACCTTACATGTAATTAAGCAAAAATACAGTAAgaaagagtttatttatttctccatttaatcatttttccaTAATATGGACATTTCTATAGCGTAACACATTAGAACCTAAATACAATCggagataaaaacagaaaaaaacaaacagtaagtgttttatcactttcttgtcttttttctaATGTTCTCTGAAAATTCAGTCACCTGCCTACTTCACACTGCACATGCAGGTgggggaaaataataataaccatcatGTTATGTCTTTATTCAGCTTCCCTCCCACCCCCAGCTACCATCGAGTGCAAAGCCTGAGCCTCTGAAAATATATTATGTACACACATAActgtgttttggtttctgtttaACAATGACTTTGCACTGCGCatatcccccccaaaaaaatcaaTTACCAGCTGATTCCTTTTGGAAATGACTTCCAACATGCTTATGTTATCTACCATCATATGTGTATGTTAAGCAACTCTGCCTAATGTTGCAGACAAAAGCCCAGCTGTGCTTCAGTGGGTCAGACCCTGAAGAATCATGTGGGTTCTGGAGAAAATCCGGAGCTCAGTGGAGAACAGTGCTCCTCGGCCAGGGGAGGCAGGAGACAAACAGGACAAAGCACCCATCTACAGCAACGTTCTCACACCTGATAAGATCCCGGACTTCTTCATCCCTCCCAAGCTGGTGAGCTGCCCACCAGAGACTGAAACACCAGACGTGAAGCCCAAGGAAGGTCTACAGCCTTCCACGTCAGAGCAGACCATTGGCAACAAAATTAGCAGCCCTCGAAGTCCTCGCCTGGTCAGCAAACTAGCTGGAGACACCAAAAACCTGCTAAGGGCTGCCAACCGTCACATCATTCAGATTGAGAGTGCGGATGATGTCGTTGCTGGGGACACCAATGCTGACCCTCAGTCCCAGACAGCTATGTCTCTGTCATATATTCCAAAGACTCAGACCTCCTACGGATTTGCTACACTAATGGAGAGTCCCCACACTCGTCGGAAAGAGTCGCTCTTTCACTGTGACCACACAAGCCCAGTCACGTCTCCCAACACCCAACGCAAGTCGCCAGGCAAGACCACCATTGAAGTAAACCATCTGAACCCTCTGGATTTCAACACGTCCCACATCAACCCATATCGCTACTTTAGTGGGGGCGAGAGTGACACATGCTCCTCGGCTGAGTCCTCCCCTTTCAGCTCGCCCCTGCTGTCCCGCTCTGCCTCCTTGCTCAAGATCTTCACCCATGAGACTCAGGCTAAAGTGGTCAAAGCCAAGAGGACGTTCGCCCGGCACAGTTCGCTCTCCACGGATGAGTGCAGCTCCGCAGAGCCCAGCCCCAGCGTGCCCAGGAGGCTCCACTCTCCCGTAGGTGGTGGACCTCTGGACCATCAGCATGGGAAGGACAAACAGCAAAGGGAGCACATGGTCAACCTCCACAAGGGAGGTATGATCCGGCTCTGTGCTGATTATGACCCAGGAACGGCACGTTTGCGCATCCGCATCATTGCAGCTGAGGACCTTTATGACCAGACATTTGACATAAAGAGCATTAACTGCTGTGTGTCACTCTACCTCAACCCAGGCAAGCAGCAAAAGCAGAGAAGCACTATAATCAAGAACAGCCGCAATCCCGTCTTCAACGAGGACTTCTTTTTTGATTCTGTGAGCTTAGCTCAGGTGAAAAGCCTAGCTCTGAAGATCAAAGTGGTGAACAAGGGCACTAGCCTGAAAAGGGACAGCCTAGTAGGGGAGAGAGAGGTTCCTCTGGGGAAGCTGCTGCCTGGTCTTTAAGCCTGCATAAGGGCTTATGAGGGCTTAGTGCCTTGAAAGGAGGACTAATGTACCTTAAAGTAAATAGCTAATCCTGTTACCGTGTAGTATTAGCAGCAGTTCCTTTAGCAGTGACATATTTATTCATGACTTCAACTTACACGCTAGCTCAGCCTTTATAGTAagtatatgtataaatttaaatctGGTATGAATAGAAACGAAATTGTGTTTCCTCTTCATCATCTTTCATatattgtacaaaaaaaagtacCAGTCAAAAGATTTTGAAAACCctacattttagcatttttgcttaattttttgCCCATTTTAAATACTGCATAATATTTGAAAGTCTGACCAAGAAACAGATGTGAGTGAATTGAGATATGAtagaaatgattattttattgaaacaaTTAGGATCTTAGAGCAAGCAGTTAATAAACTGCACAAAGATTTAGGCTTTGTGAACTGTTTTAAAACGTATGAAACTGCAGCTGTTCAAAAATGTTAGATTGGCAGTGtatattttgtagttttatgCTTGTGGCGTAAAGTGATGCAGTCAGAACATTTGCTTCTTGATAGCAAAAAAACTTTTGTATGGAGGCCAGGGCCTTTGAACCCTCCCCCAAATGATTCAGTGCGCAAATGTCAGCTTTGATCCTGGATGCATCAACCAGCTAATTTGCAGGATGAATAAACAGCCAGGAGGATATTACATCACCCTGTCTGACATGGTGCATTGTTACATGCTTACACTTGTGAATAGTTTTGTGAGACCCCCAAGCCTTAATGATGGAGGTGAAGGTTTGCATGGCTTCACCAAGTTTATCTGGACTATGTTTTGCCTGGTACGACTTTATTAATCTATTCTGACTAACTCTGCGTAATATATGTCACtatatagaaaatattaaatcacagattgatcatgtttttaaaattctttttgtaaatagcagtttttttttcctgggcACTGAATAAAACTGATGAATATAGTTTAGTGAAATATTAGTGACAATAGGCAACTAAGGAAAGTCTAACCATTTAAGcattattgtaataatattttttgctaAATATCTTCTGCTGGATTAattgaaataattaataattcatgatAAAGAcatgatgaaaataaatgatttgagATGTGGTGATAATGGTATTAACCAGACTCTCAGGAAATAGGAGTTTAAGTACTGATGGAAATGACAGACTGTGTGacagtgtatttttaaaatattaagaaaaccCATGACTGTAGCTCAGCATTTGTTGTGACAGGCCTCATTAAAATCCCTCCTCAAAAACAGAGCATGCTAGCCAGCAGAGTGTGCAAATTATCCCGTTATTATGTCCTACAATGCTGCTTAATTAAACAAGCTGAAACTTGACTtaagtttttctctttttgtgattaaaaaattgTGTTCCAGAGCCATTAAGGTTTTTAAAAGTGTGCTGATGTTTTTAGTTAATATTCACCTTTTTATCATAAATAGGTTTTGATCAGAGAGTTGCGCTAATACTCAAGTCTTCCTGTtataacaggtttttttttttttttttttttttttgaaatgccAATCCAATATACTTgatgtgtaaattattttattgttgaaAGTTGTAAATGCTGGATTCTAGTTcctctgtttttgtgtttgtaatttATGTGAACCGATTTTGTGACCAAAAACCTGTAGATTAAGCTGTGAAATGTAGAATGGGAAATTAGATGTGCTTTATATGTGGCATGCTGTCCACATTTCTGCATGAACACTGCAACATACTGATATTTATATATGCTGATAAGCTTTTAATGGAAAACTGCAGGTTGTGGTAAGAATTGTATACTTTGGTTAACGTAAGAACAATAAAGTTATGTGTGATGAATAAAAGGTCTCAGAGCACCTTGCTAGTCAAAAGTGAAGTTCAATACATTCAATATAAACTGAGTAACATGTTTGTTGGCTACAGCTGCCTTGTAATTACATTATTGGCACTTCTGTAAGTGTAATTACTTTGTAGTTGGACAGTTACTGTCTGGATCTCATGTAAGGAATGTCACACAAGAATgtagttatactgaatattggcacggctgtgatttggcCTTAGGCACGGAGCCACAGGCTGAGTGCTGTAACTAATCATAGTCATGCTGGTATTCAATATAACCGCATGAtcgtgagtgtgatattgcttttatacagttctataaacaagaaactaatattgagtaagtgacattttggacactataggccaaatattttgtttatttttgctcttctagtggaaatagatcctaaagaagccacactcactttacagcatgtcggctagctggctagctagctcatattGATTTGTAtattcccgttaaaggtgcttccagtgAAATTAGCATCCTGTCTTCCTTTTCGTCTTCATcagacaagctttcatattttaactcaaaagttatattcatgaaaattgtatcatttgccatgtctgctgaagatatcgctaacactactgtagtaaccgtttcaaactaagaagtggaattttatgtgatgaacacagacgagtgatacacacagagaaacagcccagtgtggttataataaatataagcactccTGAAACTCcactcaaccaatcaaattggtggaccggaactaacttgTATAACTGTTGTGATACACTGTTTGTCCTCCATTTACCCCGTCCCTCCATGAAAAGAAATAGCATAGGGCGACCACCTGAAATACCTGAAATATTCgtatcagtgttagtgtcaCTACTGTGCTGGACCTCTATCCAAATGTCTGGTCAGTGGTTGTCCTATAGTAGTCTCTTCATTCATGGACAAGGTACACTCAGAAAAAACATGGATATAGTGTACCGCTGAACATGATTTAAGGTACATGAATGGACCAGAATTAGTTCTTAgcgctttaaaggtacacttcATGAACTTTTACACTTTCAGGGTAAAAGAtgcatactaaaggtacaaaaggtgtcCCCTTGAGGGTAGCACCCTAGTGGCAAGGAAAGTGTAGAGAGTGTAGAGGGCAGAGCTGGCTAGTATAAATAGGCTAAGCCCTCCCTctgtttcaagaaaaaaaaaaagttaattaattttactaTCCACATCATCTTATTTGTTGTTAACAATGTCTTGTGtggattaaatttaaataacagcacCATCAGCAGTCGTTTTCTTTGTCCCTATGAAAAACACTTATATGAAGTAGGGACtaatttctgatttctgat encodes:
- the LOC113532286 gene encoding C2 calcium-dependent domain-containing protein 4C, which gives rise to MWVLEKIRSSVENSAPRPGEAGDKQDKAPIYSNVLTPDKIPDFFIPPKLVSCPPETETPDVKPKEGLQPSTSEQTIGNKISSPRSPRLVSKLAGDTKNLLRAANRHIIQIESADDVVAGDTNADPQSQTAMSLSYIPKTQTSYGFATLMESPHTRRKESLFHCDHTSPVTSPNTQRKSPGKTTIEVNHLNPLDFNTSHINPYRYFSGGESDTCSSAESSPFSSPLLSRSASLLKIFTHETQAKVVKAKRTFARHSSLSTDECSSAEPSPSVPRRLHSPVGGGPLDHQHGKDKQQREHMVNLHKGGMIRLCADYDPGTARLRIRIIAAEDLYDQTFDIKSINCCVSLYLNPGKQQKQRSTIIKNSRNPVFNEDFFFDSVSLAQVKSLALKIKVVNKGTSLKRDSLVGEREVPLGKLLPGL